From Scomber scombrus chromosome 13, fScoSco1.1, whole genome shotgun sequence, a single genomic window includes:
- the hce2l2 gene encoding hatching enzyme 1.2: MERIILICVVSTCLSVVHAQKFLFSSRWGPRGYKEHEKRGDGTAMDEIIKANAFQGSQVIDGSTNLREGDIAVSTGRRSKVCFARTCVWPKSVDGHVYIAYKMSPEYSEIETKMIKKGMENIEKDTCVRFVPQTHQRDYIDIQQKSGCWSYLGARGGRQTVSLESPSCFGIGVISHEFMHALGFVHEQSRVDRDKYVTVMWPNIWRDRFRNFEKFKTDNLNLPYDYGSIMHFGMYAYSQDGKPTIVPKNSKDIKLGQALSLSHIDKLKINRLYKCGGKDDN; encoded by the exons ATGGAGCGGATTATCCTCATATGCGTGGTATCCACCTGTCTCTCAGTCGTGCATGCTCAG aaatttCTGTTCAGCTCAAGATGGGGCCCCAGGGGTTATAAAG AGCATGAAAAGCGTGGAGATGGGACGGCAATGGATGAAATTATTAAAGCTAATGCGTTCCAAG GGTCACAAGTCATAGATGGTTCTACCAATCTCAGAGAGGGAGACATCGCTGTGTCTACTGGAAGGCGCTCCAAAGTCTGCTTTGCACGCACCTGCGTCTGGCCTAAGTCTGTGGATGGACATGTCTACATTGCATACAAAATGTCACCTGAATACT CTGAGATCGAGACAAAGATGATAAAGAAAGGAATGGAGAACATAGAGAAAGATACGTGTGTGCGGTTTGTTCCCCAGACACACCAGCGAGACTACATCGACATCCAGCAGAAGTCTGG GTGTTGGTCCTACCTTGGTGCGCGTGGTGGAAGACAGACTGTGTCTCTCGAGAGCCCCAGCTGCTTCGGAATTGGAGTGATTTCCCACGAGTTCATGCATGCCCTGGGCTTTGTGCATGAGCAGTCACGCGTCGACCGGGACAAATATGTCACCGTCATGTGGCCAAACATTTGGAGGG ATCGTTTCAGGAACTTTGAGAAATTCAAGACTGACAATTTGAACCTACCATATGACTATGGCTCAATCATGCACTTTGGAAT GTATGCCTACTCTCAGGATGGGAAGCCTACTATCGTTCCTAAGAACAGCAAGGACATAAAGCTGGGCCAAGCATTGTCTCTCAGCCACATCGATAAGTTGAAAATCAACAGGCTTTATAAATGTG gTGGCAAGGACgataactga
- the hce2l1 gene encoding high choriolytic enzyme 1: MLSTMMLLGILFGLLTQAYTLPVKNSTGVHEGKVRLKRKYSDETPDWDEMNIMDKIMEVNNRLRAPRGMSFKEGDIASSYIRSAITCPGNTCLWPKSVDGFVYVPYIISPVYDDMDRITIETGMQDISSGTCIKFVPRTHEASFLDIQPRYGCWSFLGQTGGSQTLSLQTPGCMWSGVASHEFMHALGFVHEQSRSDRDHYITIIWKNIMPDYINNFRKHITNNLNSPYDYSSVMHYGRYAFSEDGGPTIIPKPDPYIPIGQRDGPSALDLHKINVLYDCGKRTNIYTC, from the exons ATGCTTTCTACCATGATGCTTCTGGGTATTTTGTTTGGCTTGCTAACCCAGGCGTACACTCTACCTGTTAAG AATTCTACTGGAGTACACGAGGGAAAAGTGAGGTTAAAAAGGAAATACTCAG ATGAAACTCCAGATTGGGATGAAATGAATATAATGGACAAAATCATGGAAGTCAATAACA gATTGCGAGCCCCTCGAGGAATGTCATTCAAAGAAGGCGATATTGCCAGCTCGTATATACGCAGTGCCATAACGTGCCCTGGCAATACCTGTCTGTGGCCTAAATCAGTTGATGGATTTGTTTATGTTCCATACATCATCTCTCCAGTTTATG ACGACATGGACAGAATCACCATAGAAACTGGGATGCAAGACATTTCCTCAGGAACATGCATTAAATTTGTTCCACGCACTCATGAAGCCAGCTTTCTTGATATTCAGCCTAGATATGG CTGCTGGTCTTTCCTGGGGCAGACTGGAGGAAGCCAGACTCTGTCGCTGCAGACTCCTGGGTGCATGTGGTCAGGAGTGGCTTCCCATGAGTTCATGCATGCGCTTGGCTTTGTACACGAGCAGTCTCGCTCAGATCGAGACCACTATATCACAATTATATGGAAAAACATCATGCCAG actaTATAAATAACTTCAGAAAACATATTACAAACAACCTCAACAGCCCATATGACTACAGCTCTGTCATGCATTATGGAAG GTATGCCTTCTCTGAAGACGGTGGCCCAACTATAATCCCCAAACCTGATCCCTACATTCCCATTGGCCAGCGAGATGGACCAAGTGCTCTAGAtcttcataaaataaatgtcctATATGACTGCGGTAAGAGAACTAACATATACACctgctaa